The Carassius gibelio isolate Cgi1373 ecotype wild population from Czech Republic chromosome A1, carGib1.2-hapl.c, whole genome shotgun sequence region acaacaaatTCGTAtgatgttggttaatggtcacatgacatgttttcaatgttttttttatgttcaatgtTTCAATTGTTTATTTGAATCTTTTTCAATTTAATGATAGACCAACTATGATCTTTTCATCAGATCTTTATATAACCCTAACTACAGTTATGAAAATCCTGATCTAAAAGATATtgtaatgtaatacatttatgCTATGGGTTATACAGTTTTACACGACACAgactttacattatattataacattCAGTTCTTACAGCTTATGTGTTGTGTACATTTTTGTGACCAGTGTGTTTTATTCGGTCACACTTTTtgattaagtaattaaattacaaatgtaGGCTTAAGGGCAAATTACCACATGTGAAATAAACCACGTGGACTGTATGAAAGTTAGTTTGACAAACaacacacttttattcaaagttgGCATGAAACATTAAATTGAAATTGTTTGGATTGTTGTTGTTTACTTGTGCAACACGTCATCAGAGAAGAGATGTTCTTAACAATGAGAAGATTAAGAGgttaaaagattattattaaataaataaatacaggcaCAAGGCTCAGTAATTAAATACAATCCCAATACTGCAGCCTGGTCTGGAAGTACTTAAAAGCGAAAACAAATGATCTAGTTAAGAAACACCCACTTTACTCTCAGTTTGCTTTAATCAGAAGATGGTAAAGGTAGGAAGAGGTCCACCATCATACATATGTAAAAATTGTGCCTCTGCGTATTGAAATGCTGGGTGGATTTGCCAACTTAGACCAAACATCCTGAAAAGGGAGGATAATTTATATAACCTACTGTGGTAAAAGGCAGCAGGAAACTGGTTCACTGCAGTAAGTCTTGAAGAACAATGTAGGAAGGCCATTAGTTCTTATGTGGTCATGTAAAACAAAAATGCCTCTAAAATGCCAGATGCCTTCAGAGAGATAGAGGGTTCATGCTGAAGGTGACCAAATGGTGAAACATtctctgacagaaaaaaaaaacttatgttgtTCCTTAATTATGGAAAGTGCTTCCTATTTCAATCACATATTAGTACTTTACTTGTCTAAGCGTCAGAAGCATACTTCTGCATATTAATAGGTTTAAGCAGATATATTTCATAGtacatatgtatttttataattaaaataagtatTACTATGTATTTTGTAATACATTTCTAATCTATAGTTGtgtatattttactgtatatttctaAGTAAGGATGCTACTACAAAATACTGAGGAATACAGATCGTGAAGCAAATTTCAGTCCAAATGAAAAATGTCTTCTTTCCTGCATGTCGGATTGATTGAATTTAGGCCAAGGAGCATAGCATATTGACATCATGCCAAAAAGCTGCCAGCAAAAAGATGCAAGTATATTTGAAAGCCTGGCAAATGAAATCAATAGAATATTAGATTAGGTGcagagctaaaaaataaaaaaataaaataaaataaaaaaaccttttcatATAGTGAGGCCTATCAGAAAGATGCAACACATTCACTTTCGTTCTTAAAAATACCTGATATTGTATGATAGCATGATTCATATGCAGTCTTCAGTAGAACAGGTTTAGTTCAGGCTTAATGCATTAACTTACATGCATCAAAACCACTTGATCTAAAGAACCAAACCTGCGAACGCAACAGTGATATCTTCCATCACAGTGTATATGTGAGCATccatctcctctcctcctcctcctctccttccACCCCACCCCCGTTCTTGCTTCCCATGGAAACATGGTGCGTTGGTGTGTAGCAGATGCTGCTGCATAATTCCCTCCCTTCCCGTGTAATTCTCCATGTGTCTGTCTGGATTTCGGGTCTTACCTTTCCTCCATAGCTGCGTAGCTTCAGATAAACCAGCGTTACAGCAGCTTCTTGTCTTACCCATCAGCCTCAGACCCATTTCCCGTAGAGGAGGGATGGGGAGGGGGGCTGTTTTGCACAGTCTCCTTTCGTTTCTGTCACTCCCCCACTCTGCACTCCACAGCGACATAAGCAACCCACACACCAGCCAGCGTGCCGTAAGGGAGGAGCCAGGCGCGAGCTGTCGCTCTGTAGCCAATCACAGGACAGGGAGCACAGACTGTCAGACTCACGGATTGAAGCAAACAACCTTGCTCTTcctctacctttttttttttttttttgctctgtctGCCTCCTGTCACACCAATAACATGATTAATCTTGTAGGCAACAAGtcagattattatatatatatttttatttaattaaaggaaAGTGTTGtttcaataaaatgtattatttaatattttctatattgcGGGGATTTGATAGCACTAGACAATATTAGCCTACAAATTATGCaccatttatttctatattaatgttacttttaatattttaatattacttttaattaatacaaaatgttAGTTAAATATAGAGCAAATATGTTTAAAATCAAATGCATGGAAGGCATAAAAAATCATATGTAATGCAtacttttatctctctctctctctctctctctctctctctctctttctcttatgTATAGGGGGTTGTATAATTGTTGCCATTGTCTTGGTAAATtggcatacatttaatttttccaGTCAAACCAAAGAGAGCATTGAGGCACTTTTGAATGCTGTCCGAGTTGGAAAACTTGAGTGGAACAGCCTGGCACTCTCACACAACATGTCTCAGTATCATTACAACTACTGGACAATGCACAATGCAGAAACACACACCCAAgtgaataaaactaaacaaaaacccCTGAGGTCACAAAAAACATAATAGAGCATTTGTGCATGATGTTAAGACTTTATTTGATTCTGATCATTCTCAGCATAAACTGAGCACATTAGGCACTGGAGAATAAGACAAACAGTGACCAATTCTAGCCATGCAAGACCAGTTAAATTAAGGTGTACTTTTAAGTTAACCATCCTTCACCCTCCTAATGTTTGGTTTAGCTAAGGTGGCTTGAGAGTTGAGACATTAAAGTCAATATCTAGGTCGTCTGGTTAAGTCGTGGAGACAGTAAATGGCAGGTTAGCAGTACCCTCTCCTGGAAAAATGTCATAACTACAACATCAAGGTGTGTATTGTTCATCAAAGATCCCCCTGCAGTCACTTTATTCCTTAAAGCTCAgataatcaaaattatttttgaaaatagcaaAACCCCtaaagagaaacaaagaaagatgtACATTTGTAGTTTAaagtttcttttattattttcttttagttttgctTTAAAATTCAAAATCAAAGCATGTCTGTTACAATCAGCAGTTTGAAAACTTTAGAAATTGGTGATGGACAGACATAAGAGATTGGTTTATCAATCAAATTTAGGATTAGAACTCAATTCTAGCTGGTCTGTAACAGATGAAACTGAGAAGAGTATTGCAGGGTGCATCATTCCAGCGGTTCTCACCTGTGGAAATTCAGATACGTTGTTCAGATGAATTGTCAAATATGATTAAGTGTAAATAGAAAGCCATACATATAAATGTGTAAGAAAATGTGCAAAGTTTGAAAACCACctttaacagtttattttatgcTAAATAAAAACTATTGTTAAATGGCTTTAAATATATGGACAGCGTGTATATATTACCTCCATAGCCCATTTCCACACATTTTTCACTTCCTCCGTAATTATTCGGTTCACCAGTATGCCAGTCACTGAACTCAAACTTTGATCCGTCACTCCAAAACCAGACAAAGTCCTAAAAAACATTCAATTAACATGATCAAACTTGctgcccccccccctcccttttatctttaaaaaagaaCTCTGGTAGGCtaatatacacatttaatttttaatgtggAGCTGCTTCTGGTGTTTGTTAGGGCATGTGCAAACAAGCCTTCACACAATTAGAAAAATCACAAGCAATACATCTGACAAAAGTATACAATATTAAATTTGAACAACATTTActgttcatttaatttcaaagtttTACATTTATCTGACACTGGTTGGACTGATATTTGAAGGGGAATGACAAATCAGCTACCTTAGTTGCATCATGAGCACCAATCCAGGTACGGGTGTTGcctttagtattttttttcactAAGGTTTTTAGGAAACTGTTAGTGAGCTGACTGCTGACAGATGCAAGGTTTCCTCCTTGGTCAATACATTGTTTCTGTAAGGATAAAGAGTTTGGCTCTTAATGCATCGTGCTTTTTTCTTCCGGAGCATCAGTTAGCATTTGAACTTTTTGTCCCTCAGCTGTCCTCATTGAGAaaatatctcaaaatcatacagtcaatgtttgaaagggttcaaatatgcaaacgGTGCTTGAAAACAATAGTAGCTTAACTGTCAAGGACAAActtcatgaacaactatcacaaaaacatagaaacagctgtggatcatccaggtaacaacACAGTTAAGAATCAAGCATATGtaaacttttaaactgttgcattttttataaatgcagctattattttctcttgaggattatataatttttttatgtgatatATCTTATAACATTTTTGCAGAGGCGTGCAGATAAGTGTATGTAAAATTTTGACCACAATTGTATCTATATTACAGAGAACCCAAACTTACCTCTGCTTCAGCCCATTGTTTTAAGTCGGCGAAATATTTAAAGCATTGTGATCCAAATTTCTCCCAGCCCAAGGGGCATTTTCGGCCAATGCTGAAAGGTTCTGCaagaaatattgaataaaacTTAAGCATTTGTTCCAATAGATTGGTGAAATGtgtgaatgtaaaaaaagaaacgtCAAACCTTCTCATCTTCTGCAGTAAAGTAGGGAAATTCAGTCTATTTTGTTCATTTACCTTCAGACTTGACTCCATTTACAACCAATGTGAAAAGAAGGAATGCTGCAGAAATCCACATGCTGACAAAGTCCTATTAATATCAacattattgtaaatataatgtaacgaataaatgcattaacaaatttttaaatactacaaatggaaatacaataaaaaagtcaTACCAAGTGAACCAAAATTCAACTAAGCAAGCAGGCAGTAATACTCGTTGGTATAATACTCAGTCCATTGCTTGAAATCAGCTTTATTTATACCCAGTTGCTCAGTCACAATGTGCAGCTGGTTGAACACCAATGAGAACTTCTTTAAATCTATCATTCCTTTTTTGGTAAATAAGACTTGATCCTGAACATCCTCATTTGTGATGTTGCATTGTGTTGCATGTGAATTTCAGTGTAATATTCTTAGCTGATTACTACTATTTGAAATAAAAGCAAACTAACAAAAATAGTCACTGTAAAGTGATTGAATGAAGCTGTAGGATTTTGCTTTAATAGATGTGAATAGTAATTTATCTGATCAGATATCATATTTCAGAGGTCTGTTTACTTCCATTTTACCTGCTGAAAATATGATGTGAAAAGTCTATGTTCAacctaattataaaaataaaataaaaacatgcacactttttaaattaaatatcctttttacttttaacttaattaaatatgaactgtgcattttacaaatttaaatattcaattcaagtttgaatttaattaaagtttttttggTAATAACCAAAATAGTGTGCACATCTGTCATTCAATTTGTAACCAAAAGCCCAAAGCGAAAACATTGATATTCAATTGAATTCAAaggcattacatttttatataacacTAAATATGAtctgttttacatttttgcatttgatgAGTAAGTTTTATCACTCATAATGtctctatttttttttgtactagaAATCATTAAGTCTGGGTACGTTATATTCATGATGTATAGGAGAAGTACATTCATTTAATAGAATTATGCTGCAGATGCTGCAAAAGAAACAGAGAAAAGGGATACTGAAAATATTACACAATTTGCAAAGTTTAACCGTTAAAATGTCATGATGATTTTGCATTCATGCCATTATCTTTATCAGGCACACCCAGTGAGTTATGTGAGTATGAAACATGTTGGCAAAGTTTTTCTTATTACAGTTTAAGAGAGTTTTGGCCACACACTTTTTAAGCAAgtcttattattaaaatattgtatatatttttttttatatacaagagTGCATGGCAACACAATAGAGCACACTGCAGgctataaacacaaataaaactaataatatataatattattattattaaaacacaaataatacTATAACTCTCTTATTTAGAAAGAAACAGTCATGGTTCAGGGTGCCTCAATGGCTCCCCCTGCTGTCTGTGTTGTACAGTCACTTTCAGCACAGAATCTACTCACCAGGTCATGGACACAGCAGAGGAGACAGAGTTACGCCGAGCCCTTGTGCAACGTGCCTTCTAGGTTGGCAACAGGAGGAACTTACGGTTCTTGCCATGCCTACGCCAAGATCTCTCTCCAGCTCCACCAGCTGGCAGAGTGGTTTGATCAGCTGTAGACTAACCCTCCCACTGCCCGGGTTATTATGCCTTCTCCTGAAGCCAATGGAGTCATTCACTGTCACGCTGAACCACAGCTCAATCCTCCTGCTCCATACTCTGGTGAACCTAATATACATCACTCACTTCTTCATATATCCCAATGCTCTCTGACTTTCTAGCTCCAGCCTTCCTGTTATCCCAAGGAGCGGTCCAAGGTGGCATTTACCATCGCGTTCTTGGTGGGTCAAGTGAGAGAGTGGGGAACGGCCATGTGGGATGAAAAACATCACTGCTGTTCTTTGTTTGAGTCTGTGGCTGGAATGCTAAGGCGCTCTGGGACCATTTTCCACAAATACATCAATGACGAGATCTATTCTCTCAAACTGCCCTCTAACCTGGACGATTTGATCGACCTCACCACTTGGGTGGAAAACCGTGTTGCTCTCAGTTTTTGACATTGGAAGAGCATGTTTCCTCCTGAGGTTTTCTGAGGTTCAATACTTATCACCTAGTTTGGATTAGAGAGGAAGACAAATGTAAGAACGCCTTTAACACAACCATTGTGCACTTTGATCATTTGGTCATGCCATTTGGGCTTTCCAGCACCCCAGCAGTCTTCCTGGCACTCTTCAACGACATGCTCAGAGACATGGTTGGCCGGTTTGTTTTTGTCTACCTGAACCCTCTACCTTTTTGTCTACCAGCTTGAGCAGGCACAATAAATCTGCATGACACAtgcttgcatttatttaatttctactgttttattacaaaataatgatATTCACAAACATCCTCACTGTATTATTaaatatctgatattctgattctgaaatatgtgcaagtaaatcTATTCggtagtttaaaggggggggggtgaaatgctatttcatgcatactgagttttttacactgttacagagttggattcccatgctaaacatggacaaagtttcaaaaattaagttgtacgtttgaaggagcatttttgttccaaaaaaacctcttccggtttgtcacaagtttcggaaagttttttcgagtatggctctgtgtgacgttagatggagcggaatttccttatatgggtcctaaggcacttctgccggaagagcgcgcgctcccgtatagcacagcactgagagcagagacattcactgatcagagcgagagcgtcacgaaatgtcacaaaaggagtgtgtttttggttgccagggcaagacaaccctgcacagattaccaaaagagaaacagcattaagggaccagtggatggagtttatttttacagagcatcaacggagttgtgcaagtgtttttgtttgttccctgcatttcgaagatgcttgttttacaaacaaggcccagtttgacgccggatttgcacatcgtttatttcttaaggataatgcaatcccaacgaaaaagggtcacgatcgtgtgttggaaccgcaggcggtgagtaaaactgcttcaaatatctctgtgttgttaacttagctatcagcgcgtaagcacatcaagtaaacaacatgcgatgttgtcatcaaactgcactttccacatgtacagcttaaaaaaaaaaaaaaaaaaagacgacataaagtggaacttagtcattttccaaaaccgctaagcaaatatatacagtttcagtacataccacatagagacgccttgctgatgctgctcttgttaaatttcagcctctggatctgtgtcacagcttccaaacgctctcaacgcaaaagcctactggcgctcgtgattctttagctccgcccacgcgtcacgcctctaggcgctcgtgtttttccgggaaaaatcggtacagactatctttctcttataaatataataaaaataaagactttttggagttatgaaggatgcagtactactctataggtactcaagattaacaggagattgagtgaaaatgagcagttcaccccccctttaaacacttttatttgtTAGTTGATCTACACTGGGTGATGGGCGCAGCAATGTTACTTCCCACTGAATCCGAGCTGTGGGATTTACAAGATGCAAAACGTTAAAGTAGGTCTCTGGTAAACTGGGAGAAGAGcagagtaaactttaaagttaacTACACAATCTGCATATGATATCACTGAAAATATGTCgtcagattatatttgtaaggATCATTAATGCTGTTTCCATAGACATCATCCTGTATTCTACAAACTGTAAATATATGGTTTTGCtagtacttatgtgtatttaaatgtccgAGAACTAAAATAAGTATTATATGGTTGAAAATACTGAAAATTTGTGATAATATAAGTGCTCAGAGCGTCCAATCTGGCTCCGTGCCAGCCAAAGCACAAAAGTGGATTTAAATAAAGCAGTTGATGACGTGAAAAGTTCTAATCACATTGGTGTGATCGTACGCTTCAgggaccagccaagactgatcacactGGTATGATCGTACATGTTAAATGGTTAAAAGATTTGTTTATCTCAACTCCTTCGTCATGCACATTACTAAAACCACAAACTGCCTGACAGAATCAAGACCGAAAACTGAAAGTGAGCAGCACCCTTTTTCCCCTTGTTTGTTTTCCGCCAGTTtggaaaagtgttttgtttttcccttttttcctGCTGGGATGGAAATCGTGGCATGCTTCTTCACCCTAGCCCACCTCGATCTCCCATTTGAGAAGTATGTGTGGGAGTGCAGGCTCGTCGTGTGTATGGCGCTTGATGAGGCAATACTCAACTCAAGATTCTGGATCAGGGCCAAAATACTATCGCTCCGTGGACATCCCAGACACCACAGGAGTGAGCTAGAGTGAAGGAATCCTTCCTCTCTACCATCTCGTCGTTAATCCCACCGGTTGCCGCTGACACGGATCTGCCAGCCGCTGCCAACTCAGGCCAGCCGGCTTCCACTAATTCGGCACTGTTGGACATGAAGCTGCCCCCAGAATTCATGGCTCCAATCCTCACCCCAGAATCTGCTCTGGAAAGCTCTCTTTTGTCTTCTTTATCTCCTTCATTTCCATTGGTCCCATCCAGCTCCCCACTGTCTCCTAAGTCTTCTTTGCTTCTGCTGGTCCAGTCCAGTGCTTTTTCGTCTCCAGAGCATCTCCCAGAGCCGACTCCTCGAAAGCACCTGCCAGAGCGCCCTCAAGTGCTTGCTTCTTCAGAGCACTAGAGGCCATCTATGAACTTCCATTCTGTCCCGTCACAGCTATTGAGGCCATTTATGAATTCTCGTCCTGTCCCGTCATGGATATGGAGGCTGTTAATGAACTCTCGTCTTGTCCTCTCACGACAATGTCATGATCCAGTCTTTGAACTGACTTTCACACTACACAGTACAGTGCCTTTCCTCACCTAGGGTCTGTCTAGGGCCTGCCTGTTTCACATCTCCTTCTAGACAAAGAACAGGTGCCCTCTTATACTTCCGGGCACCCCACTAATGACGTCATGGGCTGTGTTGTCCAATCAATTTGGAAGTGTTTTCCCGCATGCTTCAAACACAGGTCATGTTGATGGCATGGCATTTCCCATAGTGCCCACCAGAGGACACAATGTTTCGTTCTCTCTTGGGGAATCATgctaacatgttttcatttactcTTTCTGCAG contains the following coding sequences:
- the LOC127981898 gene encoding ladderlectin, encoding MWISAAFLLFTLVVNGVKSEEPFSIGRKCPLGWEKFGSQCFKYFADLKQWAEAEKQCIDQGGNLASVSSQLTNSFLKTLVKKNTKGNTRTWIGAHDATKDFVWFWSDGSKFEFSDWHTGEPNNYGGSEKCVEMGYGGENRWNDAPCNTLLSFICYRPARIEF